CCGTGCTGTTTTAGGTTCTTTAGATCGTTTCCTAGGAATATTAATTGAACATTTTGGCGGAGCATTTCCAACATGGGTGGCGCCAGTTCAAGTAAAAGTAATTCCGGTTTCAAATGTAGTACATGAGCAATATACAAAAGAAATTGAAGATAAATTAAAACAAGCTGGCATCCGTGTTGAACGAGATATACGAAGTGAAAAATTAGGATATAAAATAAGAGAAGCGCAAATGCAAAAGGTACCATATGTACTTGTTATTGGGGATAAAGAAATGGAGAATGGATCTGTCAATGTACGTAAATATGGTGAAGAGAAATCAGAAGTTGTTTCATTGCCTGCATTTATGGACAGTGTGCAAAGTGAAATAAATAATAGAATATCTTAATAAATGTTGCTACACACCACTTTTTGAGTGGTGTGTTTTCTTTTCCTTACAAAAATGTAAGGAGAATGTAAGAAAAATCGAGGGAAGAATATGTATAGAAGTGAGAATATTAAGGTAGGGATCTGATTGAAGAACCTTTCTTATAAGTTTTACTATATAAAGTGAAAACTTTAAAAAATTCTTAAGAATTTATGTAGAAGAAAGATAAGAAATTTATGGGAAATTAATACTATACAAAAGGGATGGAGTGAAAGAGATGTCAACAAATGTAGTAACAGTAGAAAGTGTAGAAAAAACGTATGGGAAAAGGAATGAAAATCAGTCAAAAGCGTTAAGGGGTGTATCGTTAAGTATTAAAGAAGGGGAATTTGTCGGTATTATGGGTCCTTCTGGATCTGGAAAAACAACATTACTAAATGTAATAAGTACTCTTGATCAGGCAACAGGGGGAAATGTGACTATAGCTGGTACGAACATTACTTCTATGAAGGGGAATGCACTATCTGATTTTCGGTCTCAAAAATTAGGATTCATTTTTCAAGATTTTAACTTACTTGAAAATTTATCAATTTATGAAAATATTGCTTTGCCACTTTCTCTGCAAGGGGTACCGTCAAGTGAGATTACTGGGAAGGTAAATGAAGTTGCGAAAAAATTAGGGATTACTGAAATTTTAACGAAATATCCTTCCGCTGTTTCTGGTGGACAAAAGCAAAGAACAGCGGCAGCACGTGCTTTAGTACATAATCCAGCTATCGTATTAGCAGATGAACCGACCGGTGCACTTGATAGTAAAAATGCAAAAAGTTTATTAGAAGCAATGCAAGATTTACATGAAAATCACAATGTAAGTATTTTGATGGTTACACATGATGCATTTAGTGCAAGCTATTGTGAGCGTATTTTATTCATTCAAGATGGTCTTCTTTATAAAGAATTAAAGCGTCAAGGAACTCGAGAAAATTTTTATCAAGACATTTTAGGTGTGCTTGCTCATATGGGCTCAGCTGCTGGGTCTAAATAGGGGGCGAAACTATGTTATTCAAATTATCACGTCACAGTATGAAAAAAATGTTAAAGGATTATATGGTTTTACTTATTGGCCTAGTTATTAGTATTAGTATTTTTTACATGTTCCAAACGATGGCGATGAATAGTGAATTTACAAAAGATAATAGCCTTATTAGTAGTATTAGACTCGTCTTTTGGGTTGGTGCAGTATTACTATCGTTCATTACTGTATTTTATATTATATATGCCAATTCTTTTTTACTTACATTAAGAAGAAAAGAACTCGGTATGTACATGATGCTTGGAGCGAAAAAGAAAAAAGTAGCACAGTTATTATTTATTGAAACATTCGGTATGGGTATTGTCAGTATTGTTATCGGGATTTTAGTAGGAATCGTACTAGCTAGTGTAGCAGGAAATTTTTTAATGAATGGAATGGAAATTTCAGCAAAAGGTAATTATGCATCCGTATACACACCAGCTATTGTAGTTACATCTATTTTCTTTTTAATATTATTTTTTATTACTGGTTTAATGAATAGTATCCGATTATTACGTAAAACAGAATTAGAGTTAATTCGTGAAGATGAAACACTAGATGAAGTGAAGAAAAGTAATATCCGTATTGTTATTATGACAGTACTAGGTGTATTACTAGTAAGTATAGGATATTATTTTATGATAAATGTAAAAATATTTGCTGAACTCGGTTTTATAATAGCGACAATCGTTACAACACTTGGCACATATATTATTTTTAGTTCATTGCTCCCATTTTTTGTGATGAAAATTAAAGGGAATAAAAAACGAAATGAAACGGGCTTAAATAGTTTTACATATGCACAGCTACGCTTTCGAGTAAATAGTTTATCGAGAGTACTAGGTACGGTAGCGATGTTAATTGCATTAGGTGCAGGTGCGATGACAGCAGGTATGGCGTTCCAAAAAAATGTAGGCATTATGACAGATTTCTCACGTGTATATGATGTTGTAATTCACGATCCAAATGAAAAAGATCAAGCGGCATTAAAAGAAATGTCAATTGTTGAAGAGAATAAATATAAGTATAAAGTAGATGGAGAAGCAGTTTATTATTTACGTAACGACTTAACTGAAAAACCACCACTTATTTCAGATCATTTTGATACAAAGCCTTTAAAAGAGCCTGCACGTAAACGTGTGGCTGAGCCTTTAACTGAGCCTGTATATTCAGCTTTAGAGGCTCCTGAATTAGCAAAATTCCCTCATATGCCGAAAGATTGGGAAGATGCGGTTGTAAGAGAGATACAAATTACACATAATCAATTTAACGGAAAACCTGTAAGAATTGCAGACGAAGAGCATTATAAAGGAATTCAAGGAACTGAACATAGTGTAACGTTAGCAAAAGTAGATGATATGAAAAAATATAAACCATTGTTGATCGAAATAGATAAGAGACAAAAAGAAATGATTGAAAAAACAACTGGTGAAGAGGTAAATCTGTTTACAAAAATGACGATATATCAATTCATGAATAGCTTTATGAGCGGGACAATGTTTATGGGATTTTTCCTTGGAATTGCGTTTTTAGCAATGATGGCGAGTTCTCTAATGTTCAAAATATTAACAGGTGCTCCTCGTGATGTACGCCGTTATGAAATGTTACGGAAAATCGGAGTAAGACGCAGTATGCTCACAAAAAGTATATATAAAGAGATTTCATATTTATTTATCTTCCCAGCGATCATTGGAATTTCCCACGTTTTAGTAGGACTTAACTTATTCAGCTTCATATTAGTTGACCCATTTGTGAAAGTATGGATGCCAATAGGAATCTTTTTAGTAATTTATTTAGTTTATTACTGGATTACAGTTCAACTATATAAAGGTATGGTAATGCCAAAAGAAGAGGTAGTGAAATAGATTAATAATAAGTTGAATGCGGTGTAAGGGTCCTTGTTATGAAAGCAAGGACTTTTTTCATCGTATTTGTTATTTGGAAGGAAAAGATTGGATAATAGTCGAACAAATATAAAAGATTTTTCTTTTCATAACGAAATATCAAAATAAAAAAGATAGATGAAGACACTTTGTTTTCATCTATCTTTTTAGCTTTATAAAGGGGGAAGGTCAATCTTACCTTCTTCAAATAGTTCTTTTAGCATATGTTTTGTGTAACCAGCAGCTTGACCAAATGTGATTTTTGCTGGCATCGGTGCTTCATTTGCATCTACAACCACATCAATAATACACGGTCTATTTTGTTTTATTGCATCTTCAAAAGCAGGGAGTAATTCATCTAAATGCTCTACACGATATCCAACACCACCGCAAGCCTCAGCATATTTTGCAAAATCAGGATTTGTTAAGTCTGTACCAAATTCAATATTTCCCATAACTTCTTGTTCAAATTTAATCATGGCGATTTTATGGTTGTTTAATACAACGACAACAATTGGTAACTTATATTTTACGGCAGTTACAAAGTCGTTCATTGTCATTCCAAATCCGCCGTCACCACAAACTGCAAACACTTGTTTATCTGGAAAAGCAATTTTCCCAGCAAGTGCACCAGGTAAACCACAACCAAGTGTTGCTAGCCAGCTAGAAATAATAAATTGCTGATCGGTCATGCGGAAATGGCGTGCTGTCCATACTGTTACATTTCCGACATCGACTGATAAGATTGCATCATCATGTGCAACATGCTGTAGGGCATGCATAACTCTTTGCGGCTTAATTGGAGTAGAAGAATCTTCTTCTTGATCATGTAACTTTTGTTCCCATTTTTTCATCATTTCTTGATGGTGTTCCAAAAATGAATGGTCTTCATGTTTCTCTACATTCTCAATCAACCATTTTAATGTTTTATCAGCATCACCAGCTAAACCGATATCCGTCGCATAACGCTTTCCAATTTGAGCTGGATCTGTATCAATATGAAGCGTTTTTGCTTTTTCAGGTAAGAAACCAGTGAAAGGATAAGAAGTACCAACCATAATTAAAGTATCCGCGTGTTTCATTGCTTCATAAGCAGGCTTCGTTCCGATTAATCCTAAGCCGCCTATACAAAGGGGATGTTCATCGGGAACAATTCCTTTAGCAGGAAGTGTTAAAACGATGGGAGCACCGATATGTTCTGCGAATGCGAGTAAAGACTCTCGCGCATGTTTTGCTCCTTTACCAGCTAAAATAACAGGTTGTTTTGCTTCATTTAATGTGAGTTTCGCTAACTTTAAATCTTCTTCTTGTGGAAATAACTCAGGTAAAGTGAAAGATGAATTTGTAATACGTGCGCCATCTTTCACTTCAAATTTTGGAACATCATCTGGAATTGTAAGGACAGATACACCTTTTTTCGTATATGCCATTCGAATAGCCTGATTTACAACGGCAGGGAGTTGCTCTGCTGACATAATGCGTTGATTATAAACCGCAACGTCGTCAAACATTCTTTCTAAATTTACTTCTTGGAAAAATCCTGTTCCAAGTAAATCAGATTCTACTTGTCCTGTAATTGCTAATACAGGAGCTTGATCGAGCTTTGCATCGTATAAACCGTTTAATAAATGGATGGCTCCGGGGCCTGCAATAGCCATGCAAACCCCAAGTTTGCCCGTCAATTTCGCATAAGCTGCCGCTGCAAGTGCACCTGCCTCTTCATGGCGGACTTGAATGAATTTGATTTTATCTTGTTTTTTTCTTAAAGGTTCAATAATAGAGTTGATAGAATCACCAGGCATACCGTAGACGTGATCCACACCCCATTCAATTAAAAGATCGACAAGTGCTTCACCCGCTGTTTTTCCAAACATAATCGTTCCTCCTTGTATAATGAGATACTATTATGTTTTGGAGAAAAAGGAAAAATATACAAATGATAAACAGATAAATTGAATTAATGATGTCCAGTGAGAAGAGTGAAGACTGTTATGAGCAGAAAACCACTAATAGACCATGATAGAAATGGAAGGGAAGAAAGTTGTTTTTTAGCTTTCCAAAGCATTTCGTGTATTGTGACATAACCTAACGAACCAATGGCGCTCCCCATAATAAGTCCCTGCAAATGAAGTGCTTTTTCATCCATCATAATGCCAAAGATAGTGCCGGTACCGAGAATAATTGATAGTAATAAAGTAGTTAATAGGAATGACATGTATTTATGTTTCGTAAATAAAAAAGGGATGACTAATGCTAATCCTTCTGGAATATGATGAATAACAATCGCAAGTAAGAATGGAATGGCAGATTCATTATGATTTGTGAAGGCAGTACCTAGCGCAAAACCACTTGGCATATTGTGAACAAAAATGGCGAAGGAAAGAAAGAGAAAAGTTTGCCACGCTTGTTGATCCTTTTTATGTATCACCGGATGATGGCAATAGCTATCTAATAAACTCATAACTAAAATACCGATAGCTATTCCAAGTATAGGACCAATAATTTCATAGTCTGAAAATGTCTCTGGAATAATTTCAAGCACTAATAGACCAAGTAAAATGCCGCCGCATAATGCGTATAAACGATGCATCTTTTCTTCAATAAGTTGACGCGTCGCAACGCCAACAGCGCCCCCTAACAATAATCCACCAAATGAAAAAAACGTAACGATCATGGGAATCCATAAACGTTCCATAATATCACACTCCAATACTATGACCCTCATTTTCAGCTTACGAAAGGAGGAGGGAGATTAGTCCAAATAATTGAGGATGATTGTAGAGAAAAAACTATTTATTCGTTATAATCTATATATTCTATTTGAGAGGTAATAAGAAAAGGGGAATAAGATTGCAAACAAAGTGGAGTTTATCTGAATATGAAAATCCGAAGCGATATGATGTAGAAAATAAAAGTTTGTCAGATTTACCATTCTTACTCTCATGGGCGAAACAGCTTGGCATAAAAAATGAATGGATTTTAGATATTGCATGCGGAACAGGAAGAGTAACAATTCCTCTCGTAGAAGCAGGATATCATATGATTGGTGTAGATATACATGAGGGAATGCTTGCTGAAGCGAAGAGGAAATCTACAAGTTATTCGAAGGTGAAATGGTTACAACAAGATTGCTTGCAGTTGAACGTCGAAGAAACCATTCTGTTAGCGTATATGGTAGGACACGGGTTTCAGCACTTTCTAACTAATACGCACCAAAATCAATTATTAACATCCATTTATAATGTGTTAGAAGATAATAGTATATTCATTTTCGATACACGTTTTCCGTCAAGGGAAGAATTAATGCAACCATCTACAGAAGAATATTGGACAACTGTTACAGATGAAAAGGGAAGAAGATGTGATTTGTATACTGAGATGACATATAACTCAATTACGCAAATCCAGCACTACATAACAACGAGAAAGTTGTATGAAGAGGATGTGCTAGTAGAAGAATTGAAAACAACTATAGATCTTCGGTATACGTATCCGCAAGAATTAGAAAGATTGTTAGTTGCGAATGGGTTTGAATTGTTACATATATACAATGATTGGGATGGGAATGAGTTAAGAGAGAATTGTTATTCTATGGTTGTGGTTTGTCGGAAAGTGGTATAGATTCATTTTTTCTATATTGAAAAGTGACAAAAATGAATGTGCTGACTCTATTTCCGATGCCATATCCAGGTGAATTGGTGTATAGTATGTTCGTAAGATACCCTATTCGTTCAGGTAATCGAAATACTTCGCAAACAGCAAAAGATATATTTCATACGGTATATGCGATAGCGGCATATGATTTGCCAACTCATTTGGAACGAGTTGCAAATAACATAGACAATGAACAATCCTGCAATGAATAAAGGTCCTGAAAAGGATGAAGTGCATGTGCTCTTCTTTAAGAACCAGGAAGTAGAGGGTACTGATTTATCAGGTATTCCGCATACTGCACTGCGAGAACTTATCCTTCTTGAAAAAGAGTGGAAGCGTATAAAGCGAAAAAGAACATGAATTGAAGCCTTACTATTCAATATCAGCACGCGAAATATATATGAAATTCTGAAAGAAAATGAAAGTTTTAATTTCAAGACTTTTCCTGTCATGGTATACTT
The DNA window shown above is from Bacillus clarus and carries:
- a CDS encoding ABC transporter ATP-binding protein, with the translated sequence MSTNVVTVESVEKTYGKRNENQSKALRGVSLSIKEGEFVGIMGPSGSGKTTLLNVISTLDQATGGNVTIAGTNITSMKGNALSDFRSQKLGFIFQDFNLLENLSIYENIALPLSLQGVPSSEITGKVNEVAKKLGITEILTKYPSAVSGGQKQRTAAARALVHNPAIVLADEPTGALDSKNAKSLLEAMQDLHENHNVSILMVTHDAFSASYCERILFIQDGLLYKELKRQGTRENFYQDILGVLAHMGSAAGSK
- a CDS encoding class I SAM-dependent methyltransferase yields the protein MQTKWSLSEYENPKRYDVENKSLSDLPFLLSWAKQLGIKNEWILDIACGTGRVTIPLVEAGYHMIGVDIHEGMLAEAKRKSTSYSKVKWLQQDCLQLNVEETILLAYMVGHGFQHFLTNTHQNQLLTSIYNVLEDNSIFIFDTRFPSREELMQPSTEEYWTTVTDEKGRRCDLYTEMTYNSITQIQHYITTRKLYEEDVLVEELKTTIDLRYTYPQELERLLVANGFELLHIYNDWDGNELRENCYSMVVVCRKVV
- a CDS encoding FtsX-like permease family protein → MLFKLSRHSMKKMLKDYMVLLIGLVISISIFYMFQTMAMNSEFTKDNSLISSIRLVFWVGAVLLSFITVFYIIYANSFLLTLRRKELGMYMMLGAKKKKVAQLLFIETFGMGIVSIVIGILVGIVLASVAGNFLMNGMEISAKGNYASVYTPAIVVTSIFFLILFFITGLMNSIRLLRKTELELIREDETLDEVKKSNIRIVIMTVLGVLLVSIGYYFMINVKIFAELGFIIATIVTTLGTYIIFSSLLPFFVMKIKGNKKRNETGLNSFTYAQLRFRVNSLSRVLGTVAMLIALGAGAMTAGMAFQKNVGIMTDFSRVYDVVIHDPNEKDQAALKEMSIVEENKYKYKVDGEAVYYLRNDLTEKPPLISDHFDTKPLKEPARKRVAEPLTEPVYSALEAPELAKFPHMPKDWEDAVVREIQITHNQFNGKPVRIADEEHYKGIQGTEHSVTLAKVDDMKKYKPLLIEIDKRQKEMIEKTTGEEVNLFTKMTIYQFMNSFMSGTMFMGFFLGIAFLAMMASSLMFKILTGAPRDVRRYEMLRKIGVRRSMLTKSIYKEISYLFIFPAIIGISHVLVGLNLFSFILVDPFVKVWMPIGIFLVIYLVYYWITVQLYKGMVMPKEEVVK
- a CDS encoding pyruvate oxidase is translated as MFGKTAGEALVDLLIEWGVDHVYGMPGDSINSIIEPLRKKQDKIKFIQVRHEEAGALAAAAYAKLTGKLGVCMAIAGPGAIHLLNGLYDAKLDQAPVLAITGQVESDLLGTGFFQEVNLERMFDDVAVYNQRIMSAEQLPAVVNQAIRMAYTKKGVSVLTIPDDVPKFEVKDGARITNSSFTLPELFPQEEDLKLAKLTLNEAKQPVILAGKGAKHARESLLAFAEHIGAPIVLTLPAKGIVPDEHPLCIGGLGLIGTKPAYEAMKHADTLIMVGTSYPFTGFLPEKAKTLHIDTDPAQIGKRYATDIGLAGDADKTLKWLIENVEKHEDHSFLEHHQEMMKKWEQKLHDQEEDSSTPIKPQRVMHALQHVAHDDAILSVDVGNVTVWTARHFRMTDQQFIISSWLATLGCGLPGALAGKIAFPDKQVFAVCGDGGFGMTMNDFVTAVKYKLPIVVVVLNNHKIAMIKFEQEVMGNIEFGTDLTNPDFAKYAEACGGVGYRVEHLDELLPAFEDAIKQNRPCIIDVVVDANEAPMPAKITFGQAAGYTKHMLKELFEEGKIDLPPL
- a CDS encoding ZIP family metal transporter; the encoded protein is MERLWIPMIVTFFSFGGLLLGGAVGVATRQLIEEKMHRLYALCGGILLGLLVLEIIPETFSDYEIIGPILGIAIGILVMSLLDSYCHHPVIHKKDQQAWQTFLFLSFAIFVHNMPSGFALGTAFTNHNESAIPFLLAIVIHHIPEGLALVIPFLFTKHKYMSFLLTTLLLSIILGTGTIFGIMMDEKALHLQGLIMGSAIGSLGYVTIHEMLWKAKKQLSSLPFLSWSISGFLLITVFTLLTGHH